The Neoarius graeffei isolate fNeoGra1 chromosome 7, fNeoGra1.pri, whole genome shotgun sequence genome includes a region encoding these proteins:
- the lamtor3 gene encoding ragulator complex protein LAMTOR3: MADDLKRYLYKQLPTVEGLHAIVVTDRDGVPVIKVANDNAPEYALRPGFLSTFALATDQGSKLGLSKNKSIICYYNTYQIVQFNRLPLVISFIASSSANTGLIISLEKELVPLIEELRQVVEVA, encoded by the exons ATGGCAGAT GATTTGAAGAGGTACCTGTACAAACAGCTGCCAAC GGTTGAAGGCCTCCATGCAATAGTTGTAACAGACAGAGATGGAGTTCCTGTAATTAAAG TTGCCAATGACAATGCTCCAGAGTATGCTCTGCGACCAGGCTTTCTGTCAACTTTCGCACTGGCCACAGATCAAGGCAGCAAGCTGGGTCTGTCTAAAAACAAGAGCATCATTTGCTACTACAACACATATCAG ATTGTGCAATTTAATCGATTACCCTTAGTGATCAGCTTCATTGCAAGTAGTAGTGCCAACACAG GTTTGATCATCAGTTTGGAGAAGGAGCTTGTTCCACTGATTGAGGAACTGAGACAGGTGGTTGAAGTTGCCTAG